The Camelina sativa cultivar DH55 chromosome 14, Cs, whole genome shotgun sequence genome includes a window with the following:
- the LOC104740207 gene encoding ABC transporter G family member 35-like isoform X1 codes for MDYDPAHIMSRGGSMRHSISRSVSRASRNVEDIFNTSSRRTKSVNQDEEALKWAAIEKLPTYSRLRTSLMPELGEEDVYGNQILNKEVDVTKLDGEERQKFIDMVFKVAEQDNERILTKLRNRIDRVGIQLPTVEVRYDNLTVRADCYTGDRSLPSLLNTVRNMGETALAMIGIRLAKKAQLTILKDVSGIVKPSRMTLLLGPPSSGKTTLLLALAGKLDKSLDVTGEVTYNGYHLNEFVPIKTSAYISQNDLHVGIMTVKETLDFSARCQGVGTRYDLLNELARREKDAGIFPEADVDLFMKASAAQGVKSSLITDYTLKILGLDICKDTIVGDDMMRGISGGQKKRVTTGEMIVGPTKTLFMDEISTGLDSSTTFQIVKCLQQIVHLTEATVLISLLQPAPETFDLFDDIILLSEGQIVYQGPRDHVLEFFEGFGFKCPERKGTADFLQEVTSKKDQQQYWVDPNRPYRFIPVSEFASSFKTFHVGSKLYNDLSVPFDKSKSHKAALVFDKYSMKKTELLKSCWDKEWMLMKRNSFFYIFKTVQIIIIAAITSTLFLRTEMHTRNEVDANIYIGSLLFAMIVNMFNGLAEMAMTIQRLPVFYKQRDLLFHPPWTFTLPTFLLGIPISIFESTAWMVVTYYSIGYAPEATRFFKQFLIIFLIQQMASGIFRFIASTCRTMTIANTGGVLVLLVVFLTGGFLLPRGEIPVWWRWAYWVSPLSYAFNGLTVNEMFDSRWMNKMSADNRTKLGSSVLNMWDVFDDKNWYWISVGGLLAFTVVFNGFFTLALTYLDPLGKAQAIIPKEEDEEAAAKKEVEMKSANNKKGMVLPFTPLAMSFDDVKYFVDMPAEMREQGVQETRLQLLKGITSAFRPGVLTALMGVSGAGKTTLMDVLAGRKTGGYIEGDVRVSGFPKKQETFARISGYCEQTDIHSPQVTVRESLIFSAFLRLAKDVSKEDKMMFVDQVMELVELVDLRDAIVGLPGVTGLSTEQRKRLTIAVELVANPSIIFMDEPTSGLDARAAAIVMRAVRNTVDTGRTVVCTIHQPSIDIFEAFDELLLMKRGGHVIYSGPLGRNSHKVVEYFESFPGVPKIPDKYNPATWMLEASSLAAELKLGVDFAELYKASALCQRNKALVQELSVPPQGATDLYFATQFSQNTLGQFKSCLWKQWWTYWRSPDYNLVRFIFTLATSLMIGSVFWQIGGKRSNVQDLTMVIGAIYAAVVFVGINNCSTVQPMVAIERTVFYREKAAGMYSAIPYAISQVTCELPYVLVQTTYYSLIIYAMVGFEWKASKFLWFLFINYFSFLYWTYYGMMTVSLTPNQQVASIFASAFYGIFNLFSGFFIPRPKIPKWWVWYYWICPVAWTIYGLITSQYGDVETTIASIGGPPGLTVKQYIKDQYGFESDYMGPVAAVLVGFTVFFAFIFAFCIRSLNFQTR; via the exons ATGGATTACGATCCAGCTCATATTATGAGCAGAGGGGGTAGTATGCGTCACAGCATAAGTCGTAGTGTGAGCAGAGCAAGCAGAAACGTGGAGGACATATTCAACACAAGCTCTAGACGAACCAAATCAGTCAACCAAGACGAAGAAGCTCTCAAATGGGCTGCCATCGAGAAACTCCCTACCTACAGCCGTCTCCGCACCAGTCTCATGCCCGAGCTCGGCGAAGAAGACGTCTACGGTAACCAA ATCCTCAACAAAGAAGTTGACGTCACGAAGCTCGACGGCGAAGAACGTCAGAAGTTCATCGACATGGTCTTCAAAGTAGCCGAGCAGGACAACGAACGGATCTTGACCAAGCTCAGAAACAGGATCGACCGTGTCGGGATCCAACTTCCGACAGTGGAAGTGAGGTACGACAACTTGACTGTGAGAGCTGACTGTTACACCGGCGATAGATCTCTCCCTTCGCTTTTAAACACGGTGAGGAACATGGGAGAAACTGCTCTGGCCATGATCGGAATCAGGCTTGCCAAGAAAGCACAACTCACTATTCTCAAAGATGTTTCTGGTATCGTCAAACCTTCAAGGATGACACTTTTGTTGGGTCCTCCTTCTTCCGGGAAGACTACGCTTTTGCTGGCTCTTGCCGGTAAACTCGACAAGTCTCTTGACGTCACTGGAGAGGTAACCTATAATGGTTACCACCTCAACGAGTTTGTTCCCATCAAAACCTCTGCTTACATTAGCCAGAACGATCTTCATGTTGGTATCATGACTGTTAAGGAAACTCTTGATTTCTCTGCTAGGTGTCAAGGTGTTGGTACTCGTTACG ACCTTCTAAATGAGTTGGCAAGAAGAGAAAAGGACGCTGGGATTTTCCCGGAAGCTGATGTTGATTTGTTCATGAAGGCCTCTGCTGCTCAAGGcgtcaagagtagtctcatcacTGATTATACTCTCAAA ATTCTGGGGCTTGACATTTGCAAGGACACTATAGTTGGAGATGACATGATGAGAGGTATTTCAGGAGGTCAGAAGAAGCGTGTGACAACTGGAGAGATGATCGTTGGACCGACTAAGACTCTGTTCATGGATGAGATATCCACCGGGCTTGACAGCTCCACCACTTTCCAAATCGTGAAGTGCTTGCAACAGATTGTTCACCTCACAGAAGCCACTGTGCTCATATCTCTTCTCCAGCCTGCTCCTGAGACGTTTGATCTGTTTGATGATATAATCCTATTGTCGGAGGGTCAAATTGTGTACCAGGGACCTAGAGACCACGTCCTAGAGTTCTTTGAGGGGTTTGGGTTCAAATGCCCTGAAAGAAAAGGAACAGCTGACTTCTTGCAAGAG GTTACATCTAAGAAAGATCAACAGCAGTATTGGGTTGATCCAAACAGACCCTATAGATTCATCCCAGTGTCTGAGTTCGCCAGCAGCTTTAAGACATTCCATGTTGGATCTAAACTATATAACGATCTATCAGTACCGTTCGACAAGTCTAAAAGCCACAAAGCAGCTCTAGTGTTTGACAAATACTCAATGAAGAAAACAGAGCTTCTCAAAAGCTGTTGGGACAAAGAGTGGATGCTCATGAAACGAAACTCCTTCTTCTATATCTTCAAAACCGTCCAGATCATCATCATTGCCGCAATCACTTCAACCCTTTTCCTTAGAACCGAAATGCACACAAGGAACGAGGTCGACGCCAACATCTACATCGGATCACTCCTATTTGCTATGATCGTGAACATGTTTAACGGTCTTGCGGAGATGGCCATGACGATCCAGAGACTTCCCGTGTTCTACAAGCAAAGGGATCTTTTGTTTCATCCACCATGGACATTCAcgcttcccactttcttgttAGGGATTCCAATCTCCATCTTTGAGTCTACAGCGTGGATGGTGGTGACATATTACTCTATAGGATATGCACCCGAAGCTACCCGATTCTTCAAACAGTTCTTGATTATTTTCTTGATCCAACAAATGGCTTCCGGGATATTCAGGTTCATTGCATCTACATGTAGAACCATGACCATTGCTAATACTGGGGGTGTGCTCGTTCTACTAGTTGTGTTCTTGACTGGAGGTTTCCTTCTTCCTCGAGGTGAGATTCCGGTTTGGTGGAGATGGGCTTACTGGGTGTCCCCTCTTTCTTACGCTTTCAATGGTCTCACCGTCAATGAAATGTTTGATTCTAGATGGATGAATAAAATG TCTGCTGACAATAGAACGAAGTTGGGATCAAGTGTGCTTAATATGTGGGATGTATTTGATGACAAGAACTGGTACTGGATATCAGTTGGAGGCTTGCTTGCTTTTACTGTCGTCTTCAACGGATTCTTTACACTGGCACTTACTTATCTAGACc CCCTTGGGAAAGCACAAGCTATaattccaaaagaagaagacgaagaggctGCAGCCAAAA AGGAGGTTGAGATGAAGAGTGCAAACAACAAGAAAGGAATGGTTCTTCCTTTTACTCCTCTAGCTATGTCATTTGACGACGTTAAATACTTTGTTGACATGCCTGCG GAAATGAGGGAACAAGGAGTTCAAGAAACCAGGCTACAACTTCTAAAAGGAATAACAAGCGCGTTTAGGCCAGGAGTGTTGACAGCGTTAATGGGGGTGAGCGGTGCGGGCAAGACAACTTTGATGGACGTTTTGGCCGGAAGGAAGACAGGAGGATACATAGAAGGAGATGTTAGAGTATCTGGATTCCCAAAGAAACAAGAGAC ATTTGCTAGAATCTCTGGTTACTGTGAACAAACAGACATTCACTCTCCACAAGTTACAGTAAGAGAATCACTTATCTTCTCTGCCTTCCTTCGCCTTGCTAAGGACGTAAGCAAAGAGGATAAAATGATGTTTGTGGATCAAGTGATGGAATTAGTAGAGTTGGTGGACCTGAGAGATGCAATTGTTGGTTTACCTGGTGTCACGGGGCTTTCCACGGAACAGAGAAAGAGGTTAACAATCGCCGTTGAGCTTGTGGCTAACCCTTCAATCATCTTCATGGACGAGCCAACTTCAGGGTTGGATGCTAGAGCAGCTGCGATTGTCATGAGAGCGGTGAGAAACACTGTGGACACCGGAAGAACTGTTGTGTGcactatccatcaacctagcattgATATCTTTGAGGCGTTTGAcgaactactactaatgaagaGAGGAGGACATGTGATATACTCTGGTCCCTTAGGCCGAAACTCTCACAAGGTTGTTGAGTACTTTGAATCCTTTCCTGGAGTGCCAAAGATTCCGGATAAGTACAACCCGGCCACATGGATGCTGGAAGCCAGTTCTCTTGCAGCCGAGTTGAAGCTTGGAGTTGACTTTGCTGAGCTATATAAGGCTTCAGCCTTATGCCA GCGGAACAAGGCTCTGGTGCAAGAACTAAGCGTGCCTCCCCAAGGAGCAACTGATCTCTACTTTGCTACACAGTTTTCGCAGAACACATTGGGACAATTCAAATCATGTCTATGGAAGCAGTGGTGGACTTATTGGAGATCTCCTGACTACAACCTTGTCCGGTTCATCTTCACCTTGGCAACATCTCTCATGATCGGCTCTGTCTTCTGGCAGATTGGAGGTAAGAGATCAAACGTACAAGACCTGACGATGGTGATTGGAGCAATCTACGCAGCTGTTGTATTCGTGGGTATTAACAACTGTTCGACGGTACAACCAATGGTGGCAATTGAACGAACAGTGTTCTACAGGGAAAAAGCAGCCGGGATGTACTCAGCCATACCTTACGCTATCTCCCAAGTAACTTGTGAGCTACCATATGTCTTGGTTCAAACCACATACTATTCGCTTATCATCTACGCTATGGTTGGATTCGAGTGGAAAGCTTCCAAGTTCTTATGGTTCCTCTTCATCAATTACTTCTCCTTCCTCTACTGGACCTACTACGGCATGATGACCGTGTCTCTCACGCCTAACCAGCAAGTTGCTTCCATCTTTGCATCAGCCTTCTACGGTATCTTTAACCTCTTCTCTGGATTCTTCATCCCTAGACCCAAAATTCCAAAGTGGTGGGTCTGGTATTACTGGATCTGCCCTGTCGCTTGGACCATATACGGTTTGATCACTTCTCAATACGGTGACGTCGAGACTACCATTGCTTCTATTGGTGGTCCACCTGGCCTCACTGTCAAGCAATACATTAAAGACCAATACGGCTTTGAATCAGACTACATGGGACCTGTCGCCGCAGTACTCGTTGGCTTCACTGTCTTCTTTGCCTTCATCTTCGCATTTTGCATCAGGAGTCTCAACTTCCAGACTAGATGA
- the LOC104740207 gene encoding ABC transporter G family member 35-like isoform X2 has protein sequence MDYDPAHIMSRGGSMRHSISRSVSRASRNVEDIFNTSSRRTKSVNQDEEALKWAAIEKLPTYSRLRTSLMPELGEEDVYGNQILNKEVDVTKLDGEERQKFIDMVFKVAEQDNERILTKLRNRIDRVGIQLPTVEVRYDNLTVRADCYTGDRSLPSLLNTVRNMGETALAMIGIRLAKKAQLTILKDVSGIVKPSRMTLLLGPPSSGKTTLLLALAGKLDKSLDVTGEVTYNGYHLNEFVPIKTSAYISQNDLHVGIMTVKETLDFSARCQGVGTRYDLLNELARREKDAGIFPEADVDLFMKASAAQGVKSSLITDYTLKILGLDICKDTIVGDDMMRGISGGQKKRVTTGEMIVGPTKTLFMDEISTGLDSSTTFQIVKCLQQIVHLTEATVLISLLQPAPETFDLFDDIILLSEGQIVYQGPRDHVLEFFEGFGFKCPERKGTADFLQEVTSKKDQQQYWVDPNRPYRFIPVSEFASSFKTFHVGSKLYNDLSVPFDKSKSHKAALVFDKYSMKKTELLKSCWDKEWMLMKRNSFFYIFKTVQIIIIAAITSTLFLRTEMHTRNEVDANIYIGSLLFAMIVNMFNGLAEMAMTIQRLPVFYKQRDLLFHPPWTFTLPTFLLGIPISIFESTAWMVVTYYSIGYAPEATRFFKQFLIIFLIQQMASGIFRFIASTCRTMTIANTGGVLVLLVVFLTGGFLLPRGEIPVWWRWAYWVSPLSYAFNGLTVNEMFDSRWMNKMSADNRTKLGSSVLNMWDVFDDKNWYWISVGGLLAFTVVFNGFFTLALTYLDPLGKAQAIIPKEEDEEAAAKKEVEMKSANNKKGMVLPFTPLAMSFDDVKYFVDMPAEMREQGVQETRLQLLKGITSAFRPGVLTALMGVSGAGKTTLMDVLAGRKTGGYIEGDVRVSGFPKKQETFARISGYCEQTDIHSPQVTVRESLIFSAFLRLAKDVSKEDKMMFVDQVMELVELVDLRDAIVGLPGVTGLSTEQRKRLTIAVELVANPSIIFMDEPTSGLDARAAAIVMRAVRNTVDTGRTVVCTIHQPSIDIFEAFDELLLMKRGGHVIYSGPLGRNSHKVVEYFESFPGVPKIPDKYNPATWMLEASSLAAELKLGVDFAELYKASALCQRNKALVQELSVPPQGATDLYFATQFSQNTLGQFKSCLWKQWWTYWRSPDYNLVRFIFTLATSLMIGSVFWQIGGKRSNVQDLTMVIGAIYAAVVFVGINNCSTVQPMVAIERTVFYREKAAGMYSAIPYAISQVTCELPYVLVQTTYYSLIIYAMVGFEWKASKFLWFLFINYFSFLYWTYYGMMTVSLTPNQQVASIFASAFYGIFNLFSGFFIPRPKIPKWWVWYYWICPVAWTIYGLITSQYGDVETTIASIGGPPGLTVKQYIKDQYGFESDYMGPVAAVLVGFTVFFAFIFAFCIRSLNFQTR, from the exons ATGGATTACGATCCAGCTCATATTATGAGCAGAGGGGGTAGTATGCGTCACAGCATAAGTCGTAGTGTGAGCAGAGCAAGCAGAAACGTGGAGGACATATTCAACACAAGCTCTAGACGAACCAAATCAGTCAACCAAGACGAAGAAGCTCTCAAATGGGCTGCCATCGAGAAACTCCCTACCTACAGCCGTCTCCGCACCAGTCTCATGCCCGAGCTCGGCGAAGAAGACGTCTACGGTAACCAAATCCTCAACAAAGAAGTTGACGTCACGAAGCTCGACGGCGAAGAACGTCAGAAGTTCATCGACATGGTCTTCAAAGTAGCCGAGCAGGACAACGAACGGATCTTGACCAAGCTCAGAAACAGGATCGACCGTGTCGGGATCCAACTTCCGACAGTGGAAGTGAGGTACGACAACTTGACTGTGAGAGCTGACTGTTACACCGGCGATAGAT CTCTCCCTTCGCTTTTAAACACGGTGAGGAACATGGGAGAAACTGCTCTGGCCATGATCGGAATCAGGCTTGCCAAGAAAGCACAACTCACTATTCTCAAAGATGTTTCTGGTATCGTCAAACCTTCAAGGATGACACTTTTGTTGGGTCCTCCTTCTTCCGGGAAGACTACGCTTTTGCTGGCTCTTGCCGGTAAACTCGACAAGTCTCTTGACGTCACTGGAGAGGTAACCTATAATGGTTACCACCTCAACGAGTTTGTTCCCATCAAAACCTCTGCTTACATTAGCCAGAACGATCTTCATGTTGGTATCATGACTGTTAAGGAAACTCTTGATTTCTCTGCTAGGTGTCAAGGTGTTGGTACTCGTTACG ACCTTCTAAATGAGTTGGCAAGAAGAGAAAAGGACGCTGGGATTTTCCCGGAAGCTGATGTTGATTTGTTCATGAAGGCCTCTGCTGCTCAAGGcgtcaagagtagtctcatcacTGATTATACTCTCAAA ATTCTGGGGCTTGACATTTGCAAGGACACTATAGTTGGAGATGACATGATGAGAGGTATTTCAGGAGGTCAGAAGAAGCGTGTGACAACTGGAGAGATGATCGTTGGACCGACTAAGACTCTGTTCATGGATGAGATATCCACCGGGCTTGACAGCTCCACCACTTTCCAAATCGTGAAGTGCTTGCAACAGATTGTTCACCTCACAGAAGCCACTGTGCTCATATCTCTTCTCCAGCCTGCTCCTGAGACGTTTGATCTGTTTGATGATATAATCCTATTGTCGGAGGGTCAAATTGTGTACCAGGGACCTAGAGACCACGTCCTAGAGTTCTTTGAGGGGTTTGGGTTCAAATGCCCTGAAAGAAAAGGAACAGCTGACTTCTTGCAAGAG GTTACATCTAAGAAAGATCAACAGCAGTATTGGGTTGATCCAAACAGACCCTATAGATTCATCCCAGTGTCTGAGTTCGCCAGCAGCTTTAAGACATTCCATGTTGGATCTAAACTATATAACGATCTATCAGTACCGTTCGACAAGTCTAAAAGCCACAAAGCAGCTCTAGTGTTTGACAAATACTCAATGAAGAAAACAGAGCTTCTCAAAAGCTGTTGGGACAAAGAGTGGATGCTCATGAAACGAAACTCCTTCTTCTATATCTTCAAAACCGTCCAGATCATCATCATTGCCGCAATCACTTCAACCCTTTTCCTTAGAACCGAAATGCACACAAGGAACGAGGTCGACGCCAACATCTACATCGGATCACTCCTATTTGCTATGATCGTGAACATGTTTAACGGTCTTGCGGAGATGGCCATGACGATCCAGAGACTTCCCGTGTTCTACAAGCAAAGGGATCTTTTGTTTCATCCACCATGGACATTCAcgcttcccactttcttgttAGGGATTCCAATCTCCATCTTTGAGTCTACAGCGTGGATGGTGGTGACATATTACTCTATAGGATATGCACCCGAAGCTACCCGATTCTTCAAACAGTTCTTGATTATTTTCTTGATCCAACAAATGGCTTCCGGGATATTCAGGTTCATTGCATCTACATGTAGAACCATGACCATTGCTAATACTGGGGGTGTGCTCGTTCTACTAGTTGTGTTCTTGACTGGAGGTTTCCTTCTTCCTCGAGGTGAGATTCCGGTTTGGTGGAGATGGGCTTACTGGGTGTCCCCTCTTTCTTACGCTTTCAATGGTCTCACCGTCAATGAAATGTTTGATTCTAGATGGATGAATAAAATG TCTGCTGACAATAGAACGAAGTTGGGATCAAGTGTGCTTAATATGTGGGATGTATTTGATGACAAGAACTGGTACTGGATATCAGTTGGAGGCTTGCTTGCTTTTACTGTCGTCTTCAACGGATTCTTTACACTGGCACTTACTTATCTAGACc CCCTTGGGAAAGCACAAGCTATaattccaaaagaagaagacgaagaggctGCAGCCAAAA AGGAGGTTGAGATGAAGAGTGCAAACAACAAGAAAGGAATGGTTCTTCCTTTTACTCCTCTAGCTATGTCATTTGACGACGTTAAATACTTTGTTGACATGCCTGCG GAAATGAGGGAACAAGGAGTTCAAGAAACCAGGCTACAACTTCTAAAAGGAATAACAAGCGCGTTTAGGCCAGGAGTGTTGACAGCGTTAATGGGGGTGAGCGGTGCGGGCAAGACAACTTTGATGGACGTTTTGGCCGGAAGGAAGACAGGAGGATACATAGAAGGAGATGTTAGAGTATCTGGATTCCCAAAGAAACAAGAGACATTTGCTAGAATCTCTGGTTACTGTGAACAAACAGACATTCACTCTCCACAAGTTACAGTAAGAGAATCACTTATCTTCTCTGCCTTCCTTCGCCTTGCTAAGGACGTAAGCAAAGAGGATAAAATGATGTTTGTGGATCAAGTGATGGAATTAGT AGAGTTGGTGGACCTGAGAGATGCAATTGTTGGTTTACCTGGTGTCACGGGGCTTTCCACGGAACAGAGAAAGAGGTTAACAATCGCCGTTGAGCTTGTGGCTAACCCTTCAATCATCTTCATGGACGAGCCAACTTCAGGGTTGGATGCTAGAGCAGCTGCGATTGTCATGAGAGCGGTGAGAAACACTGTGGACACCGGAAGAACTGTTGTGTGcactatccatcaacctagcattgATATCTTTGAGGCGTTTGAcgaactactactaatgaagaGAGGAGGACATGTGATATACTCTGGTCCCTTAGGCCGAAACTCTCACAAGGTTGTTGAGTACTTTGAATCCTTTCCTGGAGTGCCAAAGATTCCGGATAAGTACAACCCGGCCACATGGATGCTGGAAGCCAGTTCTCTTGCAGCCGAGTTGAAGCTTGGAGTTGACTTTGCTGAGCTATATAAGGCTTCAGCCTTATGCCA GCGGAACAAGGCTCTGGTGCAAGAACTAAGCGTGCCTCCCCAAGGAGCAACTGATCTCTACTTTGCTACACAGTTTTCGCAGAACACATTGGGACAATTCAAATCATGTCTATGGAAGCAGTGGTGGACTTATTGGAGATCTCCTGACTACAACCTTGTCCGGTTCATCTTCACCTTGGCAACATCTCTCATGATCGGCTCTGTCTTCTGGCAGATTGGAGGTAAGAGATCAAACGTACAAGACCTGACGATGGTGATTGGAGCAATCTACGCAGCTGTTGTATTCGTGGGTATTAACAACTGTTCGACGGTACAACCAATGGTGGCAATTGAACGAACAGTGTTCTACAGGGAAAAAGCAGCCGGGATGTACTCAGCCATACCTTACGCTATCTCCCAAGTAACTTGTGAGCTACCATATGTCTTGGTTCAAACCACATACTATTCGCTTATCATCTACGCTATGGTTGGATTCGAGTGGAAAGCTTCCAAGTTCTTATGGTTCCTCTTCATCAATTACTTCTCCTTCCTCTACTGGACCTACTACGGCATGATGACCGTGTCTCTCACGCCTAACCAGCAAGTTGCTTCCATCTTTGCATCAGCCTTCTACGGTATCTTTAACCTCTTCTCTGGATTCTTCATCCCTAGACCCAAAATTCCAAAGTGGTGGGTCTGGTATTACTGGATCTGCCCTGTCGCTTGGACCATATACGGTTTGATCACTTCTCAATACGGTGACGTCGAGACTACCATTGCTTCTATTGGTGGTCCACCTGGCCTCACTGTCAAGCAATACATTAAAGACCAATACGGCTTTGAATCAGACTACATGGGACCTGTCGCCGCAGTACTCGTTGGCTTCACTGTCTTCTTTGCCTTCATCTTCGCATTTTGCATCAGGAGTCTCAACTTCCAGACTAGATGA